A region from the Caldicellulosiruptor naganoensis genome encodes:
- a CDS encoding FliH/SctL family protein, with amino-acid sequence MSNVIRNNQVLIQSPVETNYKVILEKLIKAKAEIEHYERKLKEQEEEFKRQQEQNEAFRKEAEEVLEKAKEEAKRIVKEAEAQAEQIKKEAFERGFNEGLSQGLAAAEAEYQKRLQEIEILKIQVLAERERILKDAQNELMILVPKIVEKVVEKEVQNKEFLQNFIKNAISQLSIKNSLVIRTSEKDFEYVNQNLDEILRGIEGIDKVEVKVDKALSFGDIVIETPYGFVETGIKTRLEKLQEIVFSIIGD; translated from the coding sequence TTGTCTAATGTAATCAGAAATAATCAAGTACTGATTCAAAGTCCTGTGGAAACAAACTACAAGGTCATTTTGGAAAAACTAATAAAGGCGAAAGCAGAGATTGAACACTATGAGCGAAAATTAAAGGAACAAGAAGAGGAATTCAAACGGCAGCAGGAGCAGAATGAAGCGTTTAGAAAAGAAGCAGAAGAAGTCTTAGAAAAGGCAAAAGAAGAAGCAAAGAGGATTGTAAAAGAAGCAGAAGCTCAGGCAGAACAAATTAAAAAGGAGGCCTTTGAAAGAGGGTTTAATGAAGGTTTGAGTCAGGGATTGGCAGCAGCTGAGGCAGAATATCAAAAAAGACTGCAAGAGATAGAAATACTAAAAATACAGGTTTTGGCCGAGCGTGAAAGAATACTCAAAGATGCTCAAAATGAATTAATGATTCTTGTACCCAAAATTGTGGAAAAGGTTGTAGAAAAAGAAGTACAGAATAAGGAATTTTTGCAAAATTTTATTAAAAACGCCATTTCTCAGCTTTCAATAAAAAATAGTTTAGTTATAAGAACAAGTGAAAAAGATTTTGAGTATGTGAACCAAAACTTAGATGAAATTTTAAGAGGAATTGAAGGTATTGACAAAGTAGAAGTAAAAGTTGACAAAGCATTATCGTTTGGCGACATTGTGATTGAGACACCTTATGGATTTGTAGAGACAGGGATAAAAACAAGGCTTGAAAAGCTTCAAGAGATAGTCTTTTCAATAATTGGTGATTGA
- the fliF gene encoding flagellar basal-body MS-ring/collar protein FliF — protein sequence MPQFLSNFLKNIKERLDKLSKFQKIMLLLSSSIVILSVIIALYITTRPHYVVLFSDLDQKDVAEIQKTLEEQKIDSKVANGGTTILVKDTDIDKAKMAAALSGYPKNSEITFEDALKLSSSMTATEADKRRTFIKLKESEIQKALKEMTDYIEDAVVNLSVPEDYTFALKDETTKPTASVKLTLKKSLSSDQIEGIQRFVAASVEGLLPENVVIIDNKGNYLSINSSDVTEGLSSKQLQIKIATKNEIERKVKELLGNYVSSPEDVKVSVNLDMNFDMQKVSETRYSPVLEDSGIIVSKKTTKEEAQSTNSSTSGVPGTDTNPTQNNPQYPLTSQGGQSSYSKTDETVNYQNNEKKIETIKAPGTINYDKSSIAVVLYRYVTYRQEDYEKSDQAKTMSWDEFKLQNQNNKRSFLTDQKEVENIVNLIKSATGIQNVTVEGYEIPTFVDKPQRQIPLDYIYVAFAFLLLMVFALSLLIKSLRMKPAEQLELAGVGEVSIPSEEKVVEEILQPAQEKKEEQPVEEINVEEFGVSQYEKQIDKLLREKPEVVAQLLRNWLNEDWE from the coding sequence TTGCCTCAATTTTTGAGTAATTTTTTGAAGAATATAAAAGAAAGATTAGACAAGCTCTCTAAATTCCAGAAAATAATGTTATTACTTTCTTCTTCTATAGTTATATTATCGGTAATTATTGCTCTTTATATTACTACCCGACCTCACTATGTTGTTCTTTTTTCAGATCTTGATCAAAAAGATGTGGCAGAGATACAGAAAACATTGGAAGAACAGAAGATTGATTCAAAAGTGGCAAATGGTGGAACAACTATTTTAGTAAAAGATACTGACATCGACAAAGCTAAAATGGCAGCAGCACTTTCTGGTTATCCAAAAAATAGTGAAATTACATTTGAAGATGCTCTCAAGCTTTCAAGCTCAATGACAGCAACAGAAGCTGATAAGAGAAGGACTTTTATAAAGCTAAAAGAAAGCGAAATTCAAAAAGCCTTGAAAGAAATGACCGATTACATAGAGGATGCAGTTGTAAACCTAAGTGTGCCTGAAGACTACACGTTTGCTTTAAAGGATGAAACTACAAAACCAACAGCAAGTGTAAAACTCACACTCAAAAAGAGTTTGTCCAGCGATCAGATAGAAGGTATCCAAAGGTTTGTGGCTGCATCAGTAGAGGGACTTTTGCCAGAAAATGTGGTAATAATAGACAATAAAGGAAATTATCTGTCTATCAATTCATCTGATGTTACTGAAGGTCTTTCGAGTAAACAGCTCCAGATAAAGATTGCAACAAAAAATGAGATAGAGAGAAAGGTCAAAGAGCTTCTTGGGAATTATGTTAGCTCACCTGAGGATGTAAAGGTTTCTGTAAATTTGGATATGAATTTTGATATGCAAAAGGTAAGTGAGACAAGGTACTCACCTGTTTTAGAGGACAGTGGAATAATTGTTTCTAAAAAGACTACGAAAGAAGAGGCCCAGAGTACCAATTCTTCTACAAGTGGTGTTCCTGGTACCGATACAAACCCCACTCAGAATAATCCCCAATACCCGCTTACCAGTCAGGGTGGGCAGTCTTCCTATTCAAAGACTGATGAGACAGTAAATTATCAGAACAATGAAAAAAAGATTGAGACAATCAAAGCACCTGGTACAATAAACTATGATAAGTCATCAATTGCAGTTGTGCTTTATAGGTATGTTACATACAGGCAGGAAGACTATGAAAAGTCTGATCAAGCAAAGACAATGAGCTGGGATGAATTTAAGCTTCAAAACCAGAACAACAAAAGGTCGTTTTTGACAGACCAAAAAGAGGTTGAGAATATTGTAAATCTTATAAAAAGCGCCACAGGAATTCAAAATGTCACAGTGGAAGGGTATGAGATTCCTACATTTGTCGACAAACCACAAAGACAGATTCCGCTTGATTATATCTATGTTGCGTTTGCATTTTTACTTTTGATGGTGTTTGCTCTAAGTTTACTGATAAAATCTCTCAGAATGAAGCCTGCAGAACAACTTGAACTTGCAGGGGTTGGGGAGGTAAGCATCCCCTCTGAAGAGAAAGTAGTGGAAGAGATTTTACAACCGGCACAAGAGAAGAAGGAAGAACAGCCTGTTGAGGAAATAAATGTGGAAGAATTTGGTGTGAGCCAGTATGAAAAGCAGATAGATAAGCTTCTTCGTGAAAAACCGGAGGTTGTTGCACAGCTTCTTAGAAACTGGCTCAATGAAGATTGGGAGTGA
- the fliJ gene encoding flagellar export protein FliJ, translated as MKRFRFDQILRIKQQLEEIKKSELARQNEILNGYMEKKLELEKMLNETKSQVKSLYSGVFFPNEIKYYSQFMGSLKKRIDIQNQLIYYQQMKVEEKRKELIVSTIEKKKYEKLKEKHLVNFMNELKRIENKELDRIISYKIYKSMGDDSGRK; from the coding sequence ATGAAAAGGTTTAGGTTTGATCAAATTTTGCGGATTAAGCAACAACTGGAAGAGATTAAAAAAAGTGAACTTGCAAGGCAGAATGAAATTTTAAACGGATATATGGAAAAAAAACTTGAGCTTGAGAAGATGTTAAATGAAACAAAAAGTCAGGTGAAAAGCCTTTACAGTGGCGTATTTTTCCCAAATGAGATAAAGTACTACTCTCAGTTTATGGGAAGTTTGAAGAAAAGGATAGATATTCAAAATCAACTTATATACTATCAGCAGATGAAAGTAGAGGAGAAAAGAAAAGAGCTTATAGTAAGCACGATAGAAAAGAAAAAGTATGAGAAATTAAAAGAAAAGCATCTTGTAAATTTTATGAATGAGCTAAAACGTATAGAAAATAAGGAGCTTGATAGAATTATTTCTTACAAAATCTACAAGAGCATGGGTGATGATAGTGGCAGAAAGTAG
- the fliI gene encoding flagellar protein export ATPase FliI, translating into MFERLKTKIESTNFYQFTGFVNQVIGLTIESIGPAVSIGTLCKIKTAKSETLAEVVGFKENKVLLMPYSDLIGIFPGCKVIAQDSIFEVKVGEELLGRVLDGLGQPIDGKGEIRSKTKYPVENKAPNPLERPRIDSIMPLGIKAIDTLLTIGKGQRVGIFAGSGVGKSTLLGMIARNAKADVNVLALIGERGRELKEFLEKDLKEEGLKRSVVVVATSDESALKRVKAAYVAMAIAEYFRDQGMDVLFMMDSLTRFAMAQREIGLAIGEPPVSRGYTPSVFSIMPKLLERAGKNQKGSITALYTVLVDGDDFNEPITDTARGILDGHIVLSRSIANKNHYPAIDVLASISRVMNDIVSPEHKELANEIKRILATYKEAEDLITIGAYSKGTNSEIDRAIELMPRINEFLRQDIDERFEFEEELEMLKSIIS; encoded by the coding sequence ATGTTTGAAAGGTTGAAAACAAAGATAGAGAGCACAAATTTTTACCAGTTTACTGGTTTTGTGAACCAAGTTATAGGGCTGACAATCGAGTCTATAGGTCCTGCTGTCAGTATTGGGACACTTTGCAAAATAAAGACAGCAAAGTCAGAGACACTGGCAGAGGTTGTAGGGTTTAAAGAGAACAAGGTGCTTTTGATGCCATACTCAGACCTTATAGGCATTTTCCCTGGCTGCAAGGTGATTGCACAAGATAGCATTTTTGAGGTCAAAGTGGGAGAAGAACTTTTAGGCAGGGTTTTAGATGGGCTTGGACAGCCAATTGACGGCAAAGGTGAGATAAGATCTAAAACAAAATATCCTGTAGAAAACAAGGCTCCGAACCCTCTTGAAAGGCCAAGGATAGATTCAATAATGCCGCTGGGGATAAAAGCAATTGACACTCTGCTCACAATTGGAAAAGGGCAAAGGGTAGGAATATTTGCAGGAAGCGGTGTTGGGAAGAGCACACTTCTTGGTATGATAGCAAGAAATGCAAAGGCTGATGTGAATGTTTTGGCGCTGATTGGTGAGAGAGGAAGAGAGCTAAAAGAGTTTTTGGAAAAGGATTTAAAAGAAGAGGGTCTGAAGAGGTCTGTTGTGGTTGTTGCAACCTCTGATGAGTCAGCGCTAAAAAGGGTCAAAGCTGCTTATGTTGCAATGGCAATTGCAGAATACTTTCGTGACCAGGGAATGGATGTTCTTTTCATGATGGACTCACTTACACGATTTGCGATGGCACAAAGGGAGATTGGTCTTGCAATTGGTGAGCCACCTGTTTCACGAGGATATACTCCTTCTGTTTTTAGCATAATGCCAAAACTTTTAGAACGGGCAGGCAAAAACCAAAAAGGGTCTATTACAGCTCTTTACACAGTACTTGTTGATGGTGATGATTTTAATGAGCCAATTACTGATACAGCAAGGGGTATTTTGGACGGGCATATAGTTTTGTCAAGGTCGATTGCCAACAAAAACCACTATCCTGCCATAGATGTACTTGCAAGTATCAGCAGGGTAATGAATGACATAGTAAGTCCTGAGCACAAAGAGTTGGCGAATGAAATAAAGCGAATTTTGGCAACTTATAAAGAAGCTGAGGATTTGATTACAATTGGTGCATACTCAAAAGGGACAAATAGCGAGATAGACAGGGCAATTGAATTGATGCCGCGGATAAATGAGTTTTTAAGACAAGATATTGATGAGAGGTTTGAGTTTGAAGAGGAGCTTGAGATGCTGAAAAGTATAATCTCTTGA
- the fliE gene encoding flagellar hook-basal body complex protein FliE, which translates to MLGSINFDSVSKLFEKQFSDEGKSRESSSSTSFVDLLYKVLEGVDSLQKEAEYQNKLFTLGLTSNPQDAIVASEKASLALQLTLQIRNKILDAYNEIMRMQV; encoded by the coding sequence ATGCTGGGGAGTATTAATTTTGATAGTGTGTCAAAACTCTTTGAAAAGCAATTTTCAGATGAAGGCAAAAGTAGAGAATCAAGCTCTTCCACTTCGTTTGTAGACTTGTTGTACAAGGTGTTAGAAGGTGTGGATAGTCTTCAAAAAGAGGCTGAATACCAAAACAAACTTTTTACACTTGGACTTACTTCAAATCCGCAAGATGCGATTGTGGCATCAGAAAAGGCATCCTTAGCTTTGCAACTTACACTCCAGATTAGGAACAAGATTCTAGATGCATATAATGAGATTATGCGTATGCAGGTGTAG
- the codY gene encoding GTP-sensing pleiotropic transcriptional regulator CodY, which translates to MQQSLLEKVRKINRIVQSKEKDILDFNKLCCIVGDVTDSTVFFIDANGKVFCKYIMPFVNAEIKIDQDGILKEDVQKLLWSFVDTRINLKLSEIAKIAEIESEKVDIKDIVCTIIPIIGGTRRFGTVLSLKSYTNFTEDDVILLEYVATIIGLDLLNLTKEEDEEEKKKREMIKSAIDTLSISELEALIHIFEELKTNEGLLVASKIADKVGITRSVIVNALRKFESAGLIETRSLGLKGTYIKVLNDMVRSEIEKYKEKLKVK; encoded by the coding sequence ATGCAGCAAAGTCTTCTCGAAAAGGTCAGGAAAATAAACAGGATTGTTCAAAGCAAAGAAAAGGATATTTTGGATTTTAACAAGCTGTGCTGCATTGTAGGTGATGTTACAGACTCAACTGTGTTTTTCATTGATGCGAACGGTAAAGTATTTTGCAAATATATAATGCCGTTTGTCAATGCAGAGATAAAAATTGACCAGGATGGAATTTTGAAAGAAGATGTCCAGAAACTCCTTTGGTCTTTTGTTGATACAAGGATAAATTTAAAGCTTTCTGAGATAGCAAAGATTGCAGAAATTGAAAGTGAAAAAGTTGATATAAAAGATATAGTTTGTACAATAATACCCATTATAGGTGGCACAAGACGGTTTGGAACAGTACTTTCTTTAAAGAGCTATACTAATTTTACAGAGGATGATGTAATTCTTTTAGAGTATGTTGCAACAATTATTGGACTTGACCTTTTGAACCTTACAAAAGAAGAGGATGAGGAAGAAAAGAAAAAAAGAGAGATGATAAAGTCTGCGATTGATACACTTTCAATCTCAGAGCTTGAAGCTTTAATTCATATATTTGAAGAGCTGAAGACAAATGAGGGATTATTAGTTGCAAGTAAAATTGCAGATAAGGTAGGAATAACAAGGTCTGTGATTGTAAATGCGCTAAGAAAGTTTGAAAGTGCAGGACTTATTGAAACAAGGTCTTTAGGGCTAAAAGGCACGTATATAAAGGTATTAAATGACATGGTGAGAAGTGAGATTGAAAAGTATAAAGAAAAGCTAAAGGTAAAGTGA
- the hslU gene encoding ATP-dependent protease ATPase subunit HslU translates to MNELTPQEIVKELDKYIVGQERAKKCVAIALRNRYRRAKLPKELQDEITPKNILMVGPTGVGKTEIARRLAKLVNAPFVKVEATKFTEVGYVGRDVDSMVRDLVENAISLVKSEYMERMKERAKALVEDRILEILVPGPQSKKAGFKNPFEVLFGAQTQEPEQSYQTTDDYIKTQREILREKLRSGELEDKVIEVEVEDTVKPPFEMIMGTISDEMGISFQDVFGSLFPKKKKKKKMTIREAREVLEQEEYNKLIDMDEVIKEAIHRAEQHGIIFIDEIDKIAGRGSGVGPDVSREGVQRDILPIVEGCTVMTKYGPVKTDHILFIAAGAFHVAKVSDLIPELQGRFPVVVELHPLTEEDFKKILTQPKNAITKQYVELMKTEGVNITFTDDAIEAIAKVAVKINEQSENIGARRLHTVVEKIMEDISFEYANVEKPIDIVIDKDYVYSKVSDMIKDKDLNRFII, encoded by the coding sequence ATGAATGAATTGACACCTCAAGAAATAGTAAAAGAGCTTGACAAATATATAGTTGGACAAGAGAGGGCAAAAAAATGTGTTGCCATTGCCCTGAGGAATAGGTACAGGCGTGCAAAACTTCCAAAAGAACTGCAGGACGAGATTACTCCTAAAAATATCTTAATGGTCGGGCCAACAGGTGTTGGCAAGACAGAGATTGCAAGACGGCTTGCAAAGCTTGTAAATGCTCCCTTTGTAAAGGTTGAGGCAACTAAATTCACCGAAGTTGGATATGTTGGAAGAGATGTTGATTCAATGGTTCGAGACCTTGTGGAAAATGCAATTTCTCTTGTTAAGAGCGAATACATGGAGAGAATGAAAGAAAGGGCAAAGGCACTCGTTGAGGACAGAATTTTGGAAATATTAGTCCCTGGACCTCAGTCAAAGAAGGCGGGGTTTAAAAATCCTTTTGAGGTTCTTTTTGGTGCGCAGACACAGGAACCCGAACAGTCTTACCAGACAACAGATGACTACATCAAGACACAAAGGGAGATTTTAAGAGAGAAATTAAGGTCTGGTGAGCTTGAGGACAAAGTAATTGAGGTTGAGGTAGAGGACACTGTAAAGCCGCCGTTTGAAATGATAATGGGCACAATTTCGGATGAGATGGGAATATCGTTTCAGGATGTGTTTGGTTCGCTGTTTCCTAAGAAGAAGAAAAAGAAGAAGATGACAATAAGAGAAGCGCGCGAAGTATTAGAGCAGGAAGAGTACAATAAGCTGATTGATATGGATGAGGTTATAAAAGAAGCAATCCATCGTGCTGAGCAGCATGGGATAATATTTATTGATGAGATAGACAAAATAGCAGGCAGAGGTTCAGGAGTAGGTCCGGATGTGTCAAGAGAAGGTGTGCAAAGAGATATCTTACCTATTGTTGAAGGCTGTACTGTCATGACAAAGTACGGACCTGTCAAGACAGACCATATTTTGTTTATTGCAGCAGGAGCTTTTCACGTTGCAAAAGTTTCTGATTTGATACCAGAGCTTCAGGGAAGGTTCCCTGTTGTTGTAGAACTACATCCGTTGACAGAAGAGGACTTCAAAAAGATTTTAACACAGCCAAAAAATGCTATTACAAAACAGTATGTTGAGCTTATGAAGACAGAGGGTGTGAATATTACGTTTACTGATGATGCAATTGAGGCTATTGCAAAGGTTGCTGTGAAAATTAATGAGCAGAGCGAAAACATTGGTGCGCGAAGACTTCATACTGTTGTTGAAAAAATAATGGAAGACATTTCTTTTGAATATGCAAATGTCGAAAAGCCAATTGATATTGTGATTGACAAAGACTATGTATATTCCAAAGTATCAGACATGATAAAAGATAAGGACCTGAATAGGTTTATCATATAA
- a CDS encoding MotE family protein, producing the protein MIELFLTKSTRAWVMIVAESRNVDQVKLEKKQENKKKKRGKNFLVVLLVFLLLGGGSFAAVYFNLFGAKTAIDNLLQKTPFAKKTVQSTQKVDLEKVYKQQIAELEKQNKDLQSKLKQLQVENSNLQKQVQDLTTRLNDIVAEQTDTSNKAKNFSSYLQNMDSKKAAKILESLIDTNVEMASIVLQNIPTEIASEILSNIPSDKTIKLLGISNQSGILQAQSISSLVDIYKNIDSKVAASIFESMMDDKTKYQLALSILKRLDTKTSSQIISNMKPENAAKVTSDLSALR; encoded by the coding sequence TTGATAGAATTATTTCTTACAAAATCTACAAGAGCATGGGTGATGATAGTGGCAGAAAGTAGAAATGTTGACCAAGTAAAGCTTGAAAAAAAGCAAGAAAATAAAAAAAAGAAAAGAGGTAAGAATTTTTTAGTTGTTTTATTAGTTTTTCTACTTTTGGGTGGAGGTTCTTTTGCAGCTGTATACTTTAATCTTTTTGGAGCAAAGACGGCTATTGACAATTTGCTTCAAAAAACACCCTTTGCTAAAAAAACTGTGCAGTCAACACAAAAAGTAGACTTAGAAAAAGTTTACAAGCAGCAGATAGCTGAGCTTGAGAAGCAAAACAAGGATTTACAGAGCAAGCTAAAACAGCTTCAAGTAGAAAATTCAAATTTACAAAAACAAGTACAGGACCTTACAACAAGGCTAAACGATATTGTGGCAGAACAGACAGATACTTCAAACAAGGCGAAGAATTTTTCAAGTTATCTACAAAATATGGATTCAAAAAAGGCTGCAAAGATATTGGAAAGTCTCATAGACACAAATGTTGAGATGGCATCAATTGTTTTGCAAAATATCCCGACCGAAATTGCATCTGAAATACTATCAAATATTCCCTCTGATAAGACGATAAAATTATTAGGAATTTCAAATCAATCGGGAATTTTACAGGCTCAAAGTATTTCAAGCCTTGTTGATATTTATAAAAATATTGATTCAAAAGTAGCAGCTTCAATTTTTGAAAGTATGATGGATGATAAGACAAAATATCAGCTTGCATTAAGTATTCTAAAACGCCTTGACACAAAAACGTCTTCACAGATAATTAGCAATATGAAGCCAGAAAATGCTGCAAAGGTCACTTCTGACCTTTCAGCATTGAGATAA
- the fliG gene encoding flagellar motor switch protein FliG — protein MPRTGEISGKQKAAMLLIALGPERSAKIFKHLKEDEIEELTLEIANIRTVSPEQKRAILEEFYNLCLAQEYIAEGGIDYAKEVLEKALGPEKAKEVIERLTVSLQVRPFDFIRKADASQILNFIQNEHPQTIALVLAYLKPQQAAQVLASLPQEKQAEVARRIALMDRTSPDIIREVEKVLEKKLSSVVMQDYTVVGGIQAIVDILNAVDRGTEKRILEALELEDVELVEEIRKRMFVFEDIVKLDNRSIQRILREVENNTLAIALKGTTEEVRRVIFSNMSKRMAEMIQEDMEYMGPVRIRDVEEAQQKIVNIIRKLEDAGEIVISRGGGDEIIV, from the coding sequence ATGCCAAGGACAGGTGAAATTTCTGGCAAGCAAAAAGCTGCCATGCTTTTGATAGCATTGGGACCCGAGCGTTCTGCTAAAATTTTTAAACATTTAAAAGAGGATGAGATAGAAGAGCTTACCTTAGAGATAGCAAATATAAGAACTGTTTCGCCTGAGCAAAAACGGGCTATATTAGAAGAATTTTATAACCTCTGCCTTGCTCAGGAGTACATTGCAGAGGGTGGAATTGATTATGCGAAAGAGGTTTTAGAAAAAGCACTTGGTCCTGAAAAGGCAAAAGAAGTTATTGAAAGGTTAACAGTTTCGTTGCAGGTTCGACCTTTTGACTTTATTCGCAAAGCTGATGCATCACAGATACTCAACTTTATCCAAAATGAGCATCCACAGACAATCGCTTTGGTTCTTGCTTATCTCAAACCTCAGCAGGCAGCACAAGTTTTGGCATCACTACCCCAGGAAAAGCAAGCTGAAGTTGCAAGGCGAATTGCCCTTATGGATAGAACTTCACCGGATATCATTCGCGAAGTTGAAAAGGTGCTTGAGAAAAAGCTGTCATCTGTTGTGATGCAAGACTACACAGTTGTTGGTGGTATTCAGGCAATTGTTGATATTCTAAATGCAGTTGACAGGGGTACAGAAAAGAGGATATTAGAGGCTTTAGAGCTTGAAGATGTTGAGCTTGTTGAAGAGATTAGAAAGCGTATGTTTGTATTTGAAGACATTGTCAAGCTTGACAACAGGTCCATCCAAAGAATTCTGCGTGAGGTTGAGAACAATACACTTGCAATTGCACTCAAAGGTACCACAGAAGAGGTCAGACGAGTCATTTTTAGCAATATGTCAAAACGTATGGCTGAGATGATTCAAGAGGATATGGAATACATGGGACCTGTTAGAATCCGCGATGTTGAAGAAGCACAGCAAAAGATTGTCAATATAATACGAAAGCTTGAGGATGCTGGCGAGATCGTAATATCTCGTGGTGGGGGAGATGAGATAATTGTCTAA
- the flgC gene encoding flagellar basal body rod protein FlgC, whose product MGMFDAINISASALHAQRVRMDVIAQNIANANTTRTENGTPYRRKIVVFEERKQSFGDILNEKLNAGSNTYGGVRVKAIIEDPSPFKKVYDPAHPDSDQNGYVNYPNVDIVTEMVNMIEASRAYEANITAINITKSMITRTFEIGK is encoded by the coding sequence ATGGGTATGTTTGATGCTATAAATATCTCAGCCTCAGCTTTACATGCCCAGAGAGTGAGAATGGATGTAATTGCCCAAAACATTGCAAATGCCAACACAACCCGTACAGAAAATGGAACACCTTACAGAAGAAAGATTGTTGTGTTTGAAGAGAGAAAACAGAGTTTTGGTGATATATTAAATGAGAAGTTAAATGCGGGTAGTAATACATACGGTGGTGTAAGAGTGAAGGCTATAATTGAAGATCCAAGTCCGTTTAAAAAGGTCTATGACCCAGCTCATCCAGATAGCGACCAGAATGGTTATGTAAACTACCCAAATGTTGACATTGTAACTGAGATGGTTAATATGATTGAGGCCTCTCGTGCATATGAGGCAAACATTACTGCTATAAATATCACAAAGTCTATGATAACAAGGACGTTTGAGATAGGAAAATAA
- the flgB gene encoding flagellar basal body rod protein FlgB, with protein MINMFEKIDFYKKALDYAWKRNELISNNIANADTPGYKAKDLNFKVFLQAYLNGQEDLDLITTDKRHIKADQSSDSGAEVSTLEVLDSSFQMRLDGNTVDIEQEMGKLLQNSLYFDGVSLQLSREINKWKTVIKEGR; from the coding sequence ATGATTAATATGTTTGAGAAGATAGACTTTTATAAAAAAGCTTTAGATTACGCATGGAAGAGAAATGAACTTATCTCAAACAATATTGCAAATGCAGACACCCCCGGCTACAAAGCTAAGGATTTAAATTTCAAAGTATTTTTGCAAGCATATTTAAATGGTCAAGAGGACTTGGATCTTATAACTACAGACAAAAGGCATATAAAAGCAGACCAAAGTTCTGATAGCGGTGCCGAAGTTAGTACGCTTGAGGTTTTAGACAGCAGTTTTCAGATGAGACTTGATGGAAATACAGTGGACATTGAGCAAGAGATGGGGAAACTTTTGCAGAACTCCTTATACTTTGATGGGGTAAGCCTTCAGCTTTCCAGAGAGATAAACAAATGGAAAACAGTTATAAAAGAGGGCAGGTGA
- the hslV gene encoding ATP-dependent protease subunit HslV, translated as MFHATTIVAVKKGEKVAIAGDGQVTFSQNVIMKQNAKKVRKVYNGKVLVGFAGSVADAITLCEKFEEKLEQNSGNLQKSVVELAKEWRQDKILRRLEALMIVANSEHLFVVSGSGEVVEPDDNIAAIGSGGPYALAAARALVQNTDLEPAEIAKKALEIAASICVYTNNNITVLEL; from the coding sequence ATGTTTCATGCAACAACAATTGTGGCTGTGAAAAAAGGTGAAAAGGTAGCCATAGCTGGTGATGGGCAGGTTACATTTTCACAAAACGTGATAATGAAACAGAATGCCAAAAAGGTGCGAAAAGTTTACAATGGCAAGGTGTTGGTTGGTTTTGCAGGTTCTGTTGCAGATGCAATAACCCTTTGTGAAAAGTTTGAAGAAAAGCTTGAGCAAAATAGTGGTAATCTGCAAAAGAGTGTTGTTGAGCTTGCAAAAGAGTGGAGACAGGATAAAATTCTAAGAAGGCTTGAGGCGCTTATGATTGTTGCGAATTCTGAGCATTTGTTTGTAGTCTCCGGAAGTGGTGAGGTTGTGGAGCCTGATGACAACATTGCAGCGATTGGCTCTGGCGGGCCGTATGCACTGGCTGCAGCAAGAGCGCTTGTTCAAAACACTGACCTTGAGCCTGCTGAGATTGCTAAGAAAGCTTTAGAAATTGCAGCGTCTATTTGTGTGTACACGAATAATAACATTACAGTTTTAGAATTGTAG